In Bacillota bacterium, the sequence ATTTGCATACCTCCGATCATTTTGGTGGCCCATCTTCCCTCCACCTTTTTACCTCTGAAAAAAACGTGGCCCGCATCAGCCGGCAGAACACCCACCAAAATGTGGGCCAGCGTTGACTTGCCGGAACCGGATTCTCCCACCAGTGCAACCACTTCACCACTTCTTATTTCCAGGCTAACGCCTTTTACCGCCTCAATTTCCATATCTTTCAGCTTATACGTTTTTCGGATGCCTTCGGCCCTGAGAAATGTTTCAATGCCTCCTTTGTGGCAGGCTACCATACGCTCGAGGCCTATATACTTGAGGGGAGGCCTGCTCCTGCTGCAGCTTTCCTCGCGCTGACAGCACCGGGAATAGAAAGCGCAACCTCCTATAGAATTTCCCGAGAGAGGTTCCCCGTCGATCCCCCAAAGGTCCTTGTATTTAAACAGGTTGGGGGAAGAATTAAGCAGGCCCCGGGTATAACAGTGCATGGGGTTTTTAAGCACTTCCGAGGTAATTCCCAGCTCGACTACCCGCCCGCAGTACATGGTCATAACCCTGGAGGTAAGTTTTTTAATTACTCCTAAATCGTGTGATATTAAGACCATGGTCAAACGTAATTTTTTTTGTAATTTTTGTAACAACTGTAAAATATCATTTTTGCTCATGGCGTCCAGCGCCGTGGTAGGCTCGTCTACAATTAATAATTCCGGGTCGCAGGATAAAGCCATGGCCAAAAGCACCCGCTGCCTCATCCCCCCTGATAACTGGTGAGGATAATAGTGCCGCCACTTCGGGTCCAGGCCTACCATTTCCAAAAGTTTTACTACCTTTTGGTCAATCTCTAAAGGAGACAGGTCATAATGAGTCCGTAAGGGTTCACCTATTTGCTCTTTGATTTTAAGTACGGGATTAAGCACCTCCAGGGAATTTTGAAATACCAGAGCAATATGTTTCCACCGGTACTTTTTTAACTTTTTCTCTGGCAATCCAGTCAGCTTTTGGCCGTTGTAAAAAATTTCTCCCTCAACACTGCCCTGTTTAATAAGCCCCATTATCCCCAGGGCAAGGGAGCTCTTGCCGCACCCGGATTCCCCGATAATTCCCAGGCTCTCCCCTTTTCTGAGCTGCAAGGACACGGCGTCAACAGCCTTCACCGGTGGGTTTACGGTATGATAAGTAATTGATAGATTCTTTATTTCCAGCAAAAATTTACCGTCAGCGGTCAAAGCAACACCCCCTCGAAAGCAGGCGTTCACCTTCCCATACGCGGATCAGCAATTCGCTCCAAATCACGGCTGACGAAGGCGAGTGAGATTACCATTGCAGTTAACGTAAGCCACGGGTAGAGCAGCCACCACTTCCAAAAGTCAGTGTAATA encodes:
- a CDS encoding ABC transporter ATP-binding protein, encoding MLEIKNLSITYHTVNPPVKAVDAVSLQLRKGESLGIIGESGCGKSSLALGIMGLIKQGSVEGEIFYNGQKLTGLPEKKLKKYRWKHIALVFQNSLEVLNPVLKIKEQIGEPLRTHYDLSPLEIDQKVVKLLEMVGLDPKWRHYYPHQLSGGMRQRVLLAMALSCDPELLIVDEPTTALDAMSKNDILQLLQKLQKKLRLTMVLISHDLGVIKKLTSRVMTMYCGRVVELGITSEVLKNPMHCYTRGLLNSSPNLFKYKDLWGIDGEPLSGNSIGGCAFYSRCCQREESCSRSRPPLKYIGLERMVACHKGGIETFLRAEGIRKTYKLKDMEIEAVKGVSLEIRSGEVVALVGESGSGKSTLAHILVGVLPADAGHVFFRGKKVEGRWATKMIGGMQIIFQDPFSATSHRMKVLDVVKEPLDIIKWGSKEEREEQAIKALQMVQLSVDPGFLNRYCHGLSGGQRQRLAIARALVTNPKLLIADEVTSMLDPSTQANLLRELKGLQNRYGFAMLYITHDLHLARKVADKVYVMHQGEIVETGVSFEIFDNPKHVYTKRLLSEAFSSLV